The genomic window CGGCGCGCCCCTGCCCCCCGCTGGCGAGGTTCACCCCGCCCCGGCCACCGAGCCCGAACGCGAGACCTGGGCCGCCCTGGACGCGCTGGACCGGGCCCTCCGCCTGATCCCGGACCTGAGCCTGCCGGGCACCGTGCAGCGCGGCGTGCTGCTGGGCTGGGTGAGTGCCCGTGCCTGAACACCCTGTCTCGGACCCCCAAGGAGCCACCATGACCCCCGCGATCTACCTCCTGGGCGAGGGCACGCTGCATGGCCTGATCCGGGCCCGCAGCGCCCACCGCGCCGCCCTGCGCACCGATCTGAATACCCCCCCAGCGCCCGGCAGCGTGCTGCTGGCCGTGCACGACGACTGGCGGCCCCACGAGCTGGCCGACCTGCAAGACTACGCCCGCACCCACGACCTGAAGCTGCTGCCGGTGCGCCTGGACGCGGCCCTGGCCCTGGTGGGCCCCCCGGTCACGCCCCACACGCCCGGCTGCGCCCTGTGCGCCGAGCGCCGCCGCCGCGAGGTGGCCCAGGTGCCGGACGCTCACTTTGCCCACCCGGCGCCCGTGCTGCCCCCCGCCGCCGCCCTGAGCCCGCTGCTGGCTGTGCTGGACGACTTGATCTCCCGCGCGGGCACCGACTGGCCCGCCCCAGGCCAGATTTACGCCTGGCGCTGGACTGATCTGACCGGCGAGTGGCACCGGCATGTGCCGCTGCACGACTGCCCGCACTGCTCGCCCTACCCCGACGACACCGCCGAGGCCGCCACCCTGCACCTGCAGCCCCGCCTGCAGGCCAACCCCGAAGCCTTCCGGGAAAAGGCGCTGAACCTGGACGCCGGGGCCCTGCGCGCGGCGCTGCACGACTGGCGCTACGGCCTGATTCACCATGTGTACCGCGCACACAACGCGGGCATGCCGCTGGTGGGCGCCGAGTTCCACGCCCCGGACCACCGCCTGAACGAGTCCGGCTGGGGCCGCGCCGACGCCTTCACGGATGCAGAACCGGTGGCCTTTTTAGAGGCGCTGGAACGCTACGGCAGCCAGCGCCCGCGCGGCAAGCGCACCCGGATTCGGGCCAGTGCCCGCGCGCTGGGGGCCCACGCGGTGGACCTGCGCACGCTGGGCGGTGTGACCCAGGCGGACCACCCCGCCTACGACTACGCGCCCCTGGACCCCGACACCCCCACGCCGTGGGTCTGGGCCCACTCGTTTGCCCAGAACGCCGCCCGACTGGTGCCCGAACACATTGCCTACTACCAGCACGACCGCGTGCCGCGCGAGGAACGCTTTCTGTACGAGAGTTCCAACGGCTGCGCCCTGGGTGCCTCGGTCGAAGAGGCTGCGCTCTACGGCCTGCTGGAAGTGATTGAGCGCGACGCTTTCCTGCTCGCGTGGCACGCCCAGCGGCCCGCCCGCCGCATTGACCTGGCAGAGGTGCGCGATCCCCTGACCCTGCACCTGCTGCGCCGCGCCGAGTCGCTGGGCTTCACGCCGTATGCCTTCGACATCACCACCGAATTTGGGGTGCCCGCCATCTGGACCCTGCTCGTCAATGAATCGGGGGGCTATCCGCGGGCGCTGTCGGCGGCTGGCGCGCACTTCAACCCGGAAAAGGCCCTGAGCGCCGGGCTGATCGAGGTGGTGGTGAACGCCTTTGTGCATACACGCAAGCCCGCCCACACGGAAGAAGCGCTGCAGGCCATGCTGCGTGACCCTGCCCTGGTGCGCACCCTGGATGACCATGTGGCGGTCAACGCCCACCCCGACGCCTTTGACCGCCTCTCGTTCCTGTTCCGCGATTCGACCCCGCCCGCCCGCCTGGATGACCTGTTCCCCGACTGGCGCGGCTGGATGGACCCCGACCTCACCAATGTGCTGCGCCGCCTGACGGACCGCGTGCTGGCCGAGGGGTTGGACGTGCTGGTGGTGGACCAGACGAGCGCCGTGGTGCGCGATCTGGGGTTTGCCCAGGTGAAGGTGATCGTGCCGGGCAGCCTGCCCATGACCTTTGGGCACCTGAACCAGCGCTTTGGGGGCCTGAGCCGCCTGCACACCGTGCCCGAGCGACTGGGCTTTCCCAACCCCGCCCCAGCCCTGCATCTGCCCCACCCGTTCCCGTGAGCCTGGCCCGCCATGCCAGCCCCAAGGAGGTGAACCGATGACCCTGCCCACCCCGTTCCTGCCTTCCACACTCCTGGCCCCTCTGCACGCCCTAGAACAGTCGTACCTGAAGCAGGTGGGCCCCGCCCGGCCCGGACAGCCCCCACACCTGGACCCCTACCCGGCTGACGCGCCGCTGCACCCCGACTGGGCGGCCCTGGACCAGCCCGAAGCGGCTTCCTTCTGGGCCCGGCTGGGCACCCTGCTGCGCCTGGCGGCCACCCCGCTGCGGGTGGAACCGCACGCCACGTACAACCCCCACCGGGCCTACCCCTCGCCCCGGGCGCTGTACGCCGCGCATGTGGTGCTGCAGACCGCGCAGGGCCGCTGGCTGCTGGACCCCCACCGCGCGCAGCTGCGCCGATTGACCCACGCGGCATTCACGCCCCCCCAGGCGGCCACCCTGCACCTGCTGGGCCACCTGCCCACCGTGCCCGACAGTTACGGCGCCCTGCGCCCCACGCTGGTCGCGCTGGAAGCCGGGCACCTGCTGGGCGCCCTGCGGCACCTGGGCGGTGGCCTGGGCCTGCGCCTGACCGAGCAGCCCGGCGCGGCCTCACCAGACCTGGGTCCAGGGTGGTGGCC from Deinococcus multiflagellatus includes these protein-coding regions:
- a CDS encoding TOMM precursor leader peptide-binding protein, yielding MTPAIYLLGEGTLHGLIRARSAHRAALRTDLNTPPAPGSVLLAVHDDWRPHELADLQDYARTHDLKLLPVRLDAALALVGPPVTPHTPGCALCAERRRREVAQVPDAHFAHPAPVLPPAAALSPLLAVLDDLISRAGTDWPAPGQIYAWRWTDLTGEWHRHVPLHDCPHCSPYPDDTAEAATLHLQPRLQANPEAFREKALNLDAGALRAALHDWRYGLIHHVYRAHNAGMPLVGAEFHAPDHRLNESGWGRADAFTDAEPVAFLEALERYGSQRPRGKRTRIRASARALGAHAVDLRTLGGVTQADHPAYDYAPLDPDTPTPWVWAHSFAQNAARLVPEHIAYYQHDRVPREERFLYESSNGCALGASVEEAALYGLLEVIERDAFLLAWHAQRPARRIDLAEVRDPLTLHLLRRAESLGFTPYAFDITTEFGVPAIWTLLVNESGGYPRALSAAGAHFNPEKALSAGLIEVVVNAFVHTRKPAHTEEALQAMLRDPALVRTLDDHVAVNAHPDAFDRLSFLFRDSTPPARLDDLFPDWRGWMDPDLTNVLRRLTDRVLAEGLDVLVVDQTSAVVRDLGFAQVKVIVPGSLPMTFGHLNQRFGGLSRLHTVPERLGFPNPAPALHLPHPFP